In Opitutaceae bacterium TAV5, one genomic interval encodes:
- a CDS encoding conjugal transfer protein, which translates to MIRFDKPCINVSGALEYFREHMKLGDYLSEGSRAEMLWVGKGSQRLGLSGVCRQDDFERLCSGRHPATGESLLASDKGQKRRVGFFGQISPPKDVSIACLVGGDSRIAVWWTEAVRETLQEIEAVTATRVRRGGLNDDRTTGNMVAAVVTHEANRALDPQLHTHVCIMNVTWDDEEDRWKSVQPSAFYRHQGFFREVCYNRLAVRLRAAGYELERVRGIGFTIKGFPGELRETFSKRRHHILDTAAEAGITSQDGLQAVTVRTRPDKVSASADELREGWVREAGPAIGTIRAVIAQADGTPVPAADNGLSLTDPDALVSAEAHVFERRSVVDERLLLREALIVGRGQVSLEGLRSAIGKRASSGELLQTGEDLASREALESEEEFVAWAEAHRETCPVLGKMPATHDLGEEQAAAVETILQSRSRVTVFQGDAGTGKTRSLKTVVAAIEQAGAGIKAFGCAPSAGATDVLRQELTPEVATLQQVLVNPLLQAQLRGQVIIVDEAGLMSVRQMRDLCRLAKTYDYRLLLVGDTKQHGSVEAGDALRAIQKFTKVPVARLTQIRRQTDPKFREAVADLAAGDATGAVARFQKLQAVQEIPNPITLFRKAAEDYVQSIRSGKSCLVVCPVWEEIHAFTKEVRARLRAEGMLAVEERVMPVTSSYGLTREMRRQAESYDPDDVLAFHRESGGFAAGSYASIIHRRGKLLYAQCEDGTGEWIDPRKIGGFDVQHARQLPVAVGEHLLIEANDRSAKLKNGDVVEVAGFGDDGAILLRDGRQIPSRFRQYTCGYATTSHSSQGKTVDRGILIMGETSIAFGNLKQAYVSNSRFRESQMIYTSDIEAAREAMGRYGDRLLVSEVMPSKSKSEPASVAPPSASSPRAGMLSGMYGGIRTSARVLLGRSPRFPSAIKSAPAAQSWTKAA; encoded by the coding sequence ATGATCCGATTCGACAAACCCTGCATCAACGTCAGCGGTGCTCTCGAATACTTCCGTGAGCACATGAAACTGGGCGACTACCTGAGCGAAGGCAGCCGCGCGGAGATGCTTTGGGTCGGCAAGGGATCGCAACGGCTGGGATTGTCGGGCGTTTGCCGGCAGGACGACTTCGAGAGGCTTTGCTCGGGTCGGCATCCGGCGACGGGCGAAAGCCTTCTGGCCAGTGACAAGGGACAGAAACGACGGGTCGGATTCTTCGGGCAAATATCACCGCCGAAGGACGTTTCGATTGCGTGCCTCGTCGGAGGAGACAGCCGCATTGCTGTCTGGTGGACCGAAGCTGTTCGGGAAACCCTGCAAGAAATCGAGGCCGTCACCGCCACGCGCGTGCGTCGGGGCGGACTCAATGATGACCGGACAACGGGAAACATGGTGGCCGCTGTGGTCACGCACGAAGCAAACCGGGCGCTTGACCCGCAGCTTCACACCCATGTCTGCATCATGAACGTGACCTGGGACGATGAGGAAGACCGCTGGAAGAGTGTGCAACCCTCCGCCTTCTATCGCCATCAGGGATTCTTCCGCGAGGTCTGCTACAACCGTCTGGCCGTGCGGCTTCGCGCGGCCGGCTACGAACTGGAGCGCGTCCGTGGAATCGGGTTCACAATAAAAGGGTTTCCCGGGGAACTGCGGGAAACATTCAGCAAGCGTCGCCACCATATTCTGGATACGGCCGCGGAAGCGGGCATCACCTCGCAGGACGGTTTGCAGGCTGTGACCGTCCGGACGAGACCCGACAAGGTCAGCGCATCTGCGGACGAATTACGCGAAGGCTGGGTCCGGGAAGCCGGCCCGGCCATCGGGACGATCCGCGCGGTGATCGCGCAGGCGGACGGCACGCCGGTCCCCGCCGCTGACAACGGACTGTCGCTGACAGACCCCGACGCGCTGGTGTCGGCCGAGGCGCATGTGTTCGAACGGCGGTCCGTAGTGGACGAACGACTGCTGCTGCGTGAAGCCCTGATTGTCGGACGGGGGCAGGTCTCGCTTGAGGGCCTTCGTTCCGCCATCGGCAAACGAGCGTCTTCCGGCGAACTGTTGCAAACGGGCGAGGATCTGGCCTCGCGTGAAGCTCTGGAATCCGAAGAGGAGTTTGTCGCGTGGGCGGAAGCGCACCGCGAGACCTGCCCGGTTCTCGGAAAAATGCCCGCGACCCATGATCTGGGTGAAGAGCAGGCCGCAGCCGTGGAAACCATATTGCAGTCGCGTTCTCGAGTGACGGTTTTTCAGGGCGACGCCGGCACGGGCAAGACCCGCTCGCTCAAAACGGTCGTGGCCGCCATCGAACAGGCCGGCGCCGGGATAAAAGCGTTCGGCTGCGCTCCGTCCGCCGGGGCCACGGATGTGTTGCGTCAGGAACTGACGCCGGAAGTGGCCACGTTGCAGCAAGTGCTGGTCAATCCGCTGTTGCAGGCGCAACTGCGCGGTCAGGTCATCATCGTGGACGAAGCCGGGCTGATGTCGGTGCGCCAGATGCGCGACCTGTGCCGGCTGGCGAAGACCTATGACTATCGGCTGCTGCTGGTCGGCGACACCAAACAGCATGGTTCGGTCGAGGCCGGCGACGCCTTGCGGGCAATCCAGAAGTTCACGAAGGTGCCGGTGGCCCGGCTGACGCAAATCCGCCGTCAGACCGACCCGAAGTTTCGCGAGGCGGTGGCCGATCTGGCCGCGGGCGATGCCACCGGCGCGGTCGCCCGCTTCCAGAAACTGCAGGCGGTGCAGGAAATCCCCAATCCGATCACGCTGTTCCGGAAGGCGGCAGAGGATTACGTGCAGTCGATCCGCTCCGGCAAAAGCTGCCTGGTGGTCTGTCCGGTGTGGGAAGAGATTCACGCCTTCACGAAGGAGGTCCGTGCCCGGCTGCGGGCGGAGGGGATGCTCGCCGTCGAAGAACGGGTGATGCCGGTCACCTCGTCTTACGGTTTGACGCGCGAAATGCGCCGTCAGGCAGAAAGCTATGATCCGGACGACGTGCTGGCGTTCCATCGCGAATCCGGCGGCTTTGCCGCCGGAAGCTATGCGAGCATCATCCATCGACGAGGCAAACTGCTCTATGCGCAGTGCGAGGATGGCACCGGCGAATGGATCGACCCGCGCAAGATCGGAGGCTTCGACGTGCAACACGCCCGACAGTTGCCGGTCGCCGTCGGCGAGCATCTCCTGATCGAGGCGAACGACAGATCGGCAAAACTGAAAAACGGCGACGTGGTCGAGGTCGCCGGTTTCGGCGACGACGGCGCCATCCTGCTCAGGGACGGACGGCAGATACCGTCACGGTTTCGTCAATACACCTGCGGGTATGCGACGACCTCGCACTCCTCTCAAGGCAAGACGGTGGATCGCGGCATCCTCATCATGGGCGAAACCAGCATCGCCTTCGGCAACCTCAAGCAGGCTTACGTGAGCAATTCGCGGTTCCGCGAAAGCCAGATGATCTACACCTCCGATATCGAGGCCGCCCGCGAGGCGATGGGCCGGTATGGCGACCGCCTGCTGGTTTCGGAAGTCATGCCGTCGAAATCGAAATCGGAACCGGCAAGCGTTGCTCCGCCGTCGGCGTCCTCCCCTCGCGCTGGCATGTTGTCGGGCATGTATGGTGGCATCCGGACCAGCGCCCGTGTCCTGCTGGGACGGTCTCCCCGCTTCCCCTCGGCGATCAAGTCCGCTCCGGCAGCGCAGTCATGGACCAAAGCAGCATGA
- a CDS encoding transcriptional regulator, translating to MILFSPKEFIRDIAKKVQTLRLQIGWSQQELARRAGISFGTYQLFEQTGKISLERLFLVSVALGREDDFKGLFAPLPIRSIEELESKPIRKRGRTNKS from the coding sequence ATGATCCTGTTTTCACCCAAAGAGTTCATTCGGGACATTGCCAAAAAGGTCCAGACTCTCCGACTCCAGATCGGCTGGAGCCAGCAGGAGTTGGCGCGGAGGGCCGGTATCTCCTTTGGCACTTATCAGCTTTTCGAGCAAACCGGCAAAATCTCCCTCGAACGGCTCTTCCTTGTTTCCGTCGCCCTGGGGCGCGAGGACGATTTCAAGGGCCTCTTTGCTCCTCTTCCGATCCGCTCAATTGAGGAACTCGAATCCAAGCCAATCCGCAAACGTGGCAGAACCAACAAATCATGA
- a CDS encoding phosphatidylinositol kinase — MNLKVTLHEKTVGQLADDPGSGRIYFQYDKDWPASGLEISPLQLPSARQGLYTHPDPTFSGLPGVFADSLPDHWGQSLLNLRLKEAGIDPETASPLVRLGYIGTSGMGALEYHPAIDSPSSLSQAVTLAQVDREASFLQEDKPVVGPPAATLALFHSGCSAGGAKPKVLAALLPDGNLRIGTDIPDKAQGWLIKLSTVPFENKDSRQEGRLEYAYSLMAKASGIEMPDTRLFEIETPKGKRGLFGILRFDRNGPNKIHTHSLSGLLHQSYLLCSYEDLAKVAFRLTRDHGALTAIFRRLCFNVLARNCDDHGKNFAFTMSETGQWALSPAFDLTHSPGPNKMGVHAMSVQGTRNPSRNDLLRFASEFQIKDAAEVLDQVHRAIGHWPEFAHQAGLKETIADRLVVALGEPPAPKASVNQVSPRPARLRSGRSKNDNGHAPSIGI, encoded by the coding sequence ATGAATCTTAAAGTCACCTTGCATGAAAAGACCGTCGGACAACTGGCCGACGATCCAGGCTCCGGGCGCATCTATTTCCAGTATGACAAGGACTGGCCTGCGTCAGGACTCGAAATCTCGCCCCTGCAACTTCCCTCCGCAAGACAAGGGCTCTACACGCACCCGGACCCTACCTTTTCCGGACTGCCCGGCGTTTTTGCCGACAGTCTGCCGGATCATTGGGGCCAATCCCTCTTGAATCTCCGTCTGAAAGAAGCCGGGATCGACCCGGAAACCGCGTCCCCGCTTGTCCGGCTCGGTTACATCGGCACAAGCGGCATGGGGGCGCTCGAATACCATCCGGCCATCGATTCTCCCTCTTCTCTTTCCCAGGCGGTTACCCTTGCGCAGGTGGACCGGGAAGCCTCATTCCTCCAAGAGGACAAACCTGTGGTCGGTCCTCCCGCCGCCACGCTGGCCCTTTTTCACTCGGGCTGTTCCGCTGGCGGCGCCAAGCCCAAGGTGCTCGCGGCATTGCTGCCCGATGGAAATCTGCGCATCGGCACGGACATTCCCGATAAAGCGCAGGGGTGGTTAATCAAGCTTTCGACCGTTCCTTTCGAGAACAAGGACTCCCGGCAGGAGGGCCGGCTCGAATACGCCTATTCGCTGATGGCAAAAGCCTCGGGCATCGAGATGCCGGATACCCGGCTTTTCGAGATCGAAACCCCCAAGGGCAAACGCGGGCTTTTTGGCATACTGCGTTTTGATCGGAACGGTCCCAATAAAATCCATACGCATTCACTGTCGGGCCTTTTGCACCAGTCCTACCTGCTGTGCTCTTATGAGGACCTGGCCAAGGTCGCCTTTCGGCTCACCCGGGATCACGGCGCGCTCACTGCGATATTCCGCCGCCTGTGCTTCAACGTCCTCGCCCGCAATTGCGACGATCACGGAAAGAATTTCGCGTTCACCATGAGCGAAACCGGCCAGTGGGCGCTCTCTCCGGCCTTCGATCTGACGCACAGCCCGGGCCCCAACAAAATGGGAGTCCATGCAATGAGCGTTCAGGGAACGCGAAATCCTTCCCGAAACGATCTGCTCCGGTTTGCATCCGAATTCCAGATCAAGGATGCTGCTGAAGTTCTGGACCAAGTCCATCGCGCCATCGGACACTGGCCAGAGTTTGCCCATCAGGCCGGACTCAAGGAAACAATTGCAGACCGGCTTGTCGTTGCTCTCGGGGAACCCCCGGCCCCCAAAGCGTCCGTCAATCAGGTTTCCCCTCGTCCGGCCAGACTCCGGTCCGGTCGGAGTAAAAACGATAACGGCCATGCTCCTTCAATCGGAATATGA
- a CDS encoding ATPase, translated as MIKINHISIDGLFGYLSPKFSPSAENITIIHGPNGCGKTSLLRLIKASLSIDSAELKRIEFKYIEIKFSNNTVLKISKHNTIPGKEAATESKPKRAVGRAYVTYELTDANSNTESHTLDPLKFSDLGMSGAVEYIDRTISGIIRVGADAWLNRDTGEQFDSEELIDRYSEIIPNSRRTPIPPWMETLRKEASPHLVQTQRLLRFQQITSSHYESRHSRSINEVVEIYSSEIKETISKKLAESVSIAQSRDRTFPTRLLEGEGMPDVSEEILREKFNALEEKRKKLILAGLMGEEQGMPLPSKKLDNMEKKVIWLYLGDVEQKLEIFSDLQNRIEAFMQILNEKLQPKGKSFSITRDDGFCFNSEHGSMRKLPASVLSSGEQHQIVLFYELLFRTKNHSLILIDEPEISLHVNWQRVFLQDLERVVALTKANVIIATHSPQIINNRWDLTAALDGGIRES; from the coding sequence ATGATAAAAATAAATCATATATCCATAGATGGGCTTTTTGGATATCTCTCTCCAAAATTCAGCCCAAGCGCTGAAAACATAACAATTATACACGGTCCAAACGGATGCGGAAAAACATCCCTACTAAGGCTAATCAAGGCATCCCTTTCCATAGATTCAGCAGAACTCAAACGAATCGAATTCAAATACATTGAGATAAAATTCAGCAATAATACCGTTTTAAAGATATCAAAGCATAATACTATACCCGGAAAAGAAGCTGCCACGGAATCAAAACCCAAGCGAGCAGTCGGAAGAGCCTATGTAACATACGAGCTAACGGACGCCAATTCCAACACAGAATCTCACACACTTGATCCTTTAAAGTTTTCAGACTTAGGAATGAGTGGAGCAGTCGAATATATCGACCGAACCATATCAGGCATTATCCGCGTAGGCGCGGACGCTTGGCTTAATCGGGACACCGGAGAACAGTTTGATTCCGAAGAACTAATAGACAGATATTCAGAAATTATACCAAATTCTCGCCGCACCCCTATTCCGCCTTGGATGGAAACCCTAAGAAAAGAAGCAAGCCCTCATCTTGTTCAAACACAAAGGTTACTCAGGTTTCAGCAAATCACATCTTCTCACTACGAGTCGCGACACAGTCGAAGTATAAATGAAGTAGTGGAAATCTATTCCAGCGAGATAAAAGAAACCATATCGAAAAAATTAGCGGAATCAGTTTCCATTGCTCAATCAAGAGACCGCACATTTCCTACGAGACTATTAGAAGGCGAAGGCATGCCCGACGTAAGCGAAGAGATTTTACGGGAAAAATTTAATGCCCTAGAAGAGAAAAGAAAAAAATTAATTCTAGCAGGCTTAATGGGCGAGGAACAAGGTATGCCACTTCCCTCAAAGAAGTTGGACAATATGGAAAAAAAGGTGATCTGGCTTTATCTTGGCGATGTAGAACAAAAACTAGAAATATTCTCGGATCTACAAAACCGCATAGAAGCTTTCATGCAAATTCTAAATGAAAAACTTCAGCCAAAGGGAAAGTCATTTAGTATCACCAGAGATGATGGTTTTTGCTTCAATAGCGAGCATGGAAGCATGAGGAAATTGCCGGCCTCGGTGCTGTCCTCCGGCGAGCAGCATCAAATAGTTCTCTTTTATGAATTACTATTTAGAACGAAAAACCACTCTCTCATACTTATCGATGAGCCAGAAATATCCCTCCATGTTAATTGGCAACGAGTATTCCTACAGGACTTAGAGCGAGTAGTGGCGCTAACGAAAGCAAACGTAATAATCGCTACGCATTCCCCCCAAATTATTAACAACAGATGGGATTTGACCGCAGCCTTGGATGGAGGTATTCGTGAGTCTTAA
- a CDS encoding UDP-glucose 4-epimerase, with product MNVLVVGGAGYIGSHCVRQLVAAGHSPVVLDNMVFGHREAVAAGIPLHIADLGDETAVGAILEKEKIDVVMHFAAFAYVGESVNDPLKYYFNNVVATLRLLRVMLARGVKKFVFSSSCATYGIPEKMPISETLLQAPINPYGQTKLDIENALKALARAHGLSFAAFRYFNAAGAAGDGTIGEDHDPETHLIPLVIDAATGKRPDVQIFGTDYPTPDGTCLRDYVHVDDLSRAHIAVFGQLEKPGAALFYNLGTGTPTSVLEVIRAVENVTGKKVPRVTGPRRAGDPPALYADSSRAIGELGWKIRFPSIEPIVETAWRWHSANPAGYPRR from the coding sequence ATGAATGTTCTCGTCGTCGGAGGAGCCGGCTATATCGGCAGCCATTGCGTCCGCCAACTCGTAGCCGCCGGGCATTCCCCCGTGGTGCTTGACAACATGGTCTTCGGACACCGGGAGGCGGTCGCCGCCGGCATCCCGCTCCACATCGCCGATCTCGGCGACGAAACCGCCGTGGGCGCGATTCTCGAAAAGGAAAAAATCGACGTGGTCATGCACTTCGCCGCCTTCGCCTATGTCGGCGAGTCGGTCAACGATCCGCTCAAATACTACTTCAACAACGTCGTGGCCACCCTCCGGCTGTTGCGCGTGATGCTGGCCAGGGGTGTTAAAAAATTCGTTTTCTCTTCCAGTTGCGCAACTTATGGGATACCTGAAAAAATGCCCATCAGCGAGACGCTGCTCCAGGCCCCGATCAATCCCTACGGGCAGACCAAGCTCGACATCGAGAACGCACTCAAGGCGCTCGCCCGTGCGCACGGGCTTTCGTTCGCCGCCTTCCGCTATTTCAACGCCGCGGGCGCGGCCGGGGATGGCACGATCGGCGAGGACCACGACCCGGAGACACACCTCATCCCGCTCGTCATCGACGCCGCCACGGGCAAACGCCCCGACGTGCAAATCTTCGGCACCGACTACCCGACACCCGATGGCACCTGCCTGCGCGACTACGTGCATGTGGACGACCTGAGTCGCGCCCACATCGCCGTGTTCGGCCAACTCGAAAAACCCGGCGCCGCCCTTTTCTACAATCTCGGCACCGGCACCCCGACCTCCGTCCTCGAAGTGATCCGCGCCGTCGAAAACGTGACGGGCAAAAAAGTCCCCCGCGTGACCGGTCCCCGTCGCGCCGGCGACCCGCCTGCGCTTTACGCCGACTCCTCCCGGGCGATCGGCGAACTCGGCTGGAAGATCAGATTCCCCTCCATCGAGCCCATCGTGGAGACCGCCTGGAGGTGGCACTCGGCGAATCCGGCGGGGTATCCACGGCGGTAG
- a CDS encoding sortase-sorted surface protein yields MNYIHQLLRISALAALTPVLLTATSARAQILGSAGNYGALGGSTVTNTGGTVITGGLGVSPGSAITGFAAVDGGPGLFTGTLDQGNATAAQAQADAAAAYVTLANLSFTTDLSGQDLGGMVLLPGVYYFDSAAQLTGLLTLDAQGDANARFVFQIGSTLTTASSSQVSIININTTEAGGPDSGLFWQVGSSATLGTDSQFAGNILALTSITLDAGASIDHGRALAQNGAVTLDNNRIDASDLDGGFGVIVTPIPEASTFGLAGAGMLLLIVWQRRHVACRRSSGM; encoded by the coding sequence ATGAACTACATCCACCAGCTTCTTCGGATATCCGCCCTTGCGGCGCTGACTCCTGTCCTGCTCACCGCCACCTCCGCCCGTGCCCAGATTCTCGGTTCCGCGGGGAACTACGGTGCGCTGGGCGGCTCGACGGTGACCAATACCGGCGGCACCGTCATCACCGGCGGCCTCGGCGTTTCGCCCGGTTCCGCCATCACGGGTTTTGCCGCGGTCGATGGAGGCCCCGGCCTGTTCACGGGAACGCTCGATCAGGGGAACGCCACGGCGGCGCAGGCCCAGGCGGATGCCGCCGCCGCCTACGTCACCTTGGCCAACCTGAGCTTCACCACCGACCTGAGCGGCCAGGATCTCGGCGGCATGGTTCTCCTGCCCGGGGTCTATTATTTCGACTCGGCGGCGCAGTTGACCGGCCTGCTGACCCTCGACGCCCAGGGGGATGCGAACGCGCGTTTCGTATTCCAGATCGGCAGCACGCTCACCACCGCCTCCAGTTCGCAGGTGAGTATCATCAACATCAATACGACCGAGGCCGGCGGGCCGGACAGCGGGCTTTTCTGGCAGGTCGGCAGTTCCGCGACCCTCGGCACCGACAGCCAGTTTGCCGGAAACATCCTCGCCCTCACGAGCATCACGCTGGACGCCGGAGCCTCGATCGACCATGGCCGGGCGCTCGCGCAAAACGGCGCGGTGACCCTCGACAACAACCGGATCGACGCCAGCGATCTCGACGGCGGTTTCGGCGTGATCGTCACGCCCATCCCCGAGGCGTCCACCTTCGGGCTGGCGGGAGCCGGCATGCTGCTGCTGATTGTCTGGCAGCGGCGGCATGTCGCCTGTCGGCGAAGCAGCGGGATGTGA
- a CDS encoding histidine kinase, with product MKKHPTSTEAAGALRRRAEDRLGRRPARKSSTALHADSQRLVQELQIHQIELELQNEELKQAKARVEEGLEKYTDLYDFAPVGYFSLDEKGLILEVNLTGAALLGVERSQLTRRRFQVFVVPRSRPAFNDFLGKIFAGEGRQSCEMSLMGADRTVFWADLQATSATPRAGTDTCCRVAVTNIEARKQAEEAQRRVELLAASNRRLEEEIVRRQATETALRKSELHTRRLLEQSRQLQEKLRRISHQALTVQEDQRKKISRELHDEIGQILVGIIVHLANFTKEAEINPKCIRKTITPLRRLVEKSVRTVHRFARELRPAMLDDLGLVPALCAYIDGFPRKKGRSIRFTASPAADVLDHDRRTVLYRVAQEALVNVARHAHARVVTVRLLKVRGGVRLEISDDGKAFDVKRLMTAGWNQRLGLIGMRERVEMVGGRFSIESAPGTGTTVRAEVPV from the coding sequence ATGAAAAAACATCCGACATCTACGGAGGCCGCCGGCGCGCTACGCCGCCGCGCCGAGGACCGGCTCGGCCGGCGGCCGGCCCGGAAATCGTCTACCGCGCTCCACGCCGACTCGCAGCGGCTCGTCCAGGAACTGCAGATCCACCAGATCGAACTGGAGCTGCAGAACGAGGAATTGAAGCAGGCCAAGGCCCGGGTGGAGGAAGGCCTGGAAAAATACACCGACCTCTACGACTTCGCCCCGGTCGGCTATTTTTCCCTCGATGAAAAAGGCCTGATCCTTGAGGTGAACCTGACCGGGGCCGCCTTGCTGGGGGTCGAACGATCCCAACTCACCCGGCGCCGCTTCCAGGTGTTCGTGGTGCCGCGGAGCCGGCCGGCCTTCAACGACTTTCTCGGGAAAATCTTCGCCGGGGAAGGAAGGCAGTCCTGCGAAATGTCGCTGATGGGAGCCGACCGGACCGTTTTTTGGGCGGACCTGCAAGCCACGTCCGCCACGCCCCGGGCTGGTACAGACACCTGTTGCCGGGTGGCGGTCACCAACATCGAGGCGCGCAAGCAGGCGGAGGAGGCGCAACGCCGCGTCGAACTCCTCGCCGCCTCGAACCGGCGGCTGGAGGAGGAGATCGTCCGGCGCCAGGCGACAGAGACAGCCCTCAGGAAGAGCGAGCTGCACACCCGCCGGCTGCTGGAACAATCGCGACAACTCCAGGAAAAACTGCGCCGCATCTCCCACCAGGCCCTGACGGTGCAGGAGGACCAGCGGAAGAAGATCAGCCGCGAGTTGCACGACGAGATCGGACAGATCCTCGTGGGCATCATCGTCCACCTGGCCAATTTCACCAAGGAGGCAGAGATCAACCCGAAGTGTATCCGTAAAACAATCACGCCCCTGCGCCGGCTGGTCGAGAAGTCGGTGCGGACCGTGCACCGCTTCGCCCGCGAGCTCCGGCCCGCGATGCTGGACGACCTCGGCCTCGTCCCGGCGCTGTGCGCCTACATCGACGGCTTCCCCCGGAAGAAGGGCCGCAGCATCCGGTTCACCGCTTCGCCCGCCGCCGATGTCCTGGACCACGACAGGCGCACGGTGCTCTACCGGGTCGCGCAGGAGGCGCTCGTCAACGTGGCCCGGCACGCGCACGCCCGCGTGGTGACGGTGCGCCTGCTCAAGGTGCGGGGAGGCGTGCGCCTGGAGATCAGCGACGATGGCAAGGCGTTCGACGTGAAGCGCCTCATGACCGCCGGGTGGAACCAGCGCCTCGGGCTGATCGGCATGCGCGAGCGCGTGGAGATGGTCGGCGGGCGTTTCAGCATCGAATCTGCGCCCGGCACGGGCACGACCGTCCGGGCCGAGGTGCCGGTTTAG
- a CDS encoding LuxR family transcriptional regulator produces MKTRIYITDDHALVRRGLAAMIATESDLELCGEAEDCATATSEVGRLHPDVVIVDISLRGNSGLELIKNIRALDPAIQIVVLSVHDESVYALRVLKAGARAYVMKQDIATRVLDAIRKVRKGQMFVSERVSSQMLSHLVKGPAAESDSPVAGLSDRELEVVTLIGSGLATREIAARLHMSVKTVETHRAHIKTKIHLDTASQLVQFCVRWVEDCKRMPAN; encoded by the coding sequence ATGAAAACACGAATCTACATCACCGATGACCATGCCCTGGTGCGTCGCGGCCTGGCGGCTATGATCGCGACGGAGTCCGATCTGGAGCTCTGCGGCGAGGCCGAGGATTGCGCCACCGCCACCAGCGAGGTGGGCAGGCTGCATCCCGATGTCGTGATCGTGGACATTTCCCTGCGCGGCAACAGCGGGCTCGAACTCATCAAGAACATCCGGGCGCTCGATCCCGCCATCCAGATCGTGGTGCTGTCGGTGCATGACGAGTCCGTCTATGCCTTGCGCGTGCTCAAGGCGGGCGCCAGGGCCTACGTGATGAAGCAGGACATCGCGACCCGGGTGCTCGACGCGATCCGCAAGGTTCGCAAGGGCCAGATGTTCGTAAGCGAACGCGTTTCCAGCCAGATGCTCAGCCACCTGGTCAAGGGACCGGCTGCGGAGAGCGATTCGCCGGTCGCCGGCCTCAGCGACCGGGAACTCGAGGTGGTCACACTCATCGGCTCGGGCCTGGCCACGCGCGAGATCGCGGCCCGCCTCCACATGAGCGTGAAAACCGTCGAGACGCACCGGGCTCACATCAAGACCAAGATCCACCTCGATACCGCCTCCCAGCTCGTGCAGTTCTGCGTGCGCTGGGTGGAGGACTGCAAGCGCATGCCGGCGAATTGA
- a CDS encoding glycosyl transferase family 1: MNIVLWGINYAPESVGIAPFNRELCEHLSACGHRVSAVTSFPYYPHWRKEPGDRGRWHRAELIGGVDVYRCWCYVPAMATTLRRIAHELSFGLVSLLRILALPRADVYVVVSPPLGLGFFAWIATTLKRSRFVFHVQDLQPDAAVGLGMLRRGWLVRALYGLERLAYAKAAMVSGISQGMMAAFYRKGVPAEKRSLLPNWLRLAPAPASGRKNRADARRFFGVADDALLAVYAGNLGRKQGLEIVIEAAALLRTLPPAGAARVALIIAGDGAARSGIEQCLRAHPGVNVQLLPLLDDDDYGALLGAADVALITQTGGSGQFFFPSKLISVLAAGLPVVAVADEDSELAGAVRAGGFGCTVRPGHAAGLASVLRRLGESRAELDAWGAHTGWVRQFSREAILPRFQQVLLEAARVSGEKPADEPEAILPA, from the coding sequence GTGAACATCGTTTTATGGGGCATCAACTATGCGCCCGAGTCCGTCGGCATCGCGCCCTTCAACCGGGAACTGTGCGAGCACCTGTCCGCCTGCGGCCACCGGGTCTCGGCCGTCACCTCGTTTCCCTACTATCCCCACTGGCGGAAAGAGCCCGGCGACCGCGGCCGGTGGCATCGCGCCGAACTGATCGGCGGGGTGGACGTGTATCGGTGCTGGTGTTACGTGCCCGCCATGGCGACGACGTTGCGGCGCATCGCGCACGAACTGAGCTTCGGGCTGGTCTCCCTGCTGCGCATCCTGGCGCTGCCGCGGGCGGATGTCTATGTGGTCGTCAGCCCGCCGCTCGGCCTCGGCTTCTTTGCCTGGATTGCCACGACGTTGAAGCGGAGCCGGTTCGTCTTTCACGTGCAGGATCTCCAGCCGGACGCGGCCGTGGGGCTCGGCATGCTCCGGCGCGGCTGGCTGGTGCGCGCGCTCTACGGTCTCGAACGGCTGGCCTACGCGAAGGCGGCAATGGTGTCGGGTATCTCCCAGGGCATGATGGCGGCCTTTTACCGGAAAGGAGTGCCGGCGGAGAAGCGCAGTCTGCTGCCCAACTGGCTGCGCCTCGCGCCCGCGCCGGCTTCCGGCCGGAAAAATCGCGCCGATGCCCGACGCTTCTTCGGCGTCGCTGACGACGCGCTGCTGGCGGTCTACGCCGGCAATCTCGGACGGAAGCAGGGACTGGAAATCGTGATCGAGGCGGCGGCCCTGCTGCGAACCCTGCCGCCCGCCGGCGCCGCCCGGGTGGCGTTGATCATTGCCGGGGACGGCGCGGCGCGGTCCGGCATCGAGCAATGCCTGCGTGCCCATCCGGGGGTAAATGTGCAATTGCTGCCGCTGCTCGACGACGACGATTATGGTGCCTTGCTCGGAGCCGCGGACGTGGCCCTGATCACCCAGACGGGCGGCTCCGGGCAGTTCTTCTTTCCGAGCAAGCTGATCTCGGTGCTGGCGGCCGGTCTGCCGGTGGTGGCGGTGGCCGACGAGGACAGCGAACTCGCCGGCGCGGTCCGCGCCGGCGGCTTCGGCTGCACGGTGCGGCCGGGTCACGCCGCCGGCCTGGCCTCGGTGTTGCGCAGGCTGGGCGAATCCCGGGCGGAGCTCGATGCGTGGGGCGCGCACACGGGCTGGGTCCGGCAATTTTCCCGGGAGGCCATCCTGCCGCGCTTCCAGCAGGTGCTGCTGGAGGCCGCCCGGGTGAGCGGGGAGAAGCCGGCGGATGAACCCGAGGCGATCCTGCCGGCCTGA